The following coding sequences are from one Alosa alosa isolate M-15738 ecotype Scorff River chromosome 13, AALO_Geno_1.1, whole genome shotgun sequence window:
- the s100a1 gene encoding protein S100-A1, giving the protein MASQLEKSMEGLIKVFHNYSSKEGDKYKLSKVELKSLLQGELSDFLAASKDPMVVEKIMSDLDENRDGEVDFQEFVVLVAALTVACNEFFVESMKN; this is encoded by the exons ATGGCGTCCCAGTTGGAAAAATCAATGGAGGGCCTTATCAAAGTATTCCATAACTACTCTTCAAAAGAAGGGGACAAGTACAAGTTGAGCAAAGTCGAACTGAAGAGTCTGTTACAGGGAGAACTCAGTGACTTTCTGGCG GCCAGTAAAGACCCAATGGTAGTGGAAAAAATTATGTCTGACCTGGATGAAAATCGTGATGGGGAAGTCGACTTTCAAGAATTTGTTGTCCTGGTTGCAGCACTAACTGTTGCTTGCAATGAATTCTTTGTGGAGAGTATGAAGAACTAA